The genomic stretch AGCGGGTATTCCTGCCATCAGAGATGACAGCGTCAACAAACACCCAACAAAATGCACCATTGCCTTTGTTCGAGCAGGGGAGAAGCTCCAGCCCTAGCCAAAGGCCCAGGGTGGGCTGCTCAcaacagcaagggactggcagTTCCTGGCCGACCTAGGGAGACAACTAAGGTTCCCGGACACCATCGCAGCAACTAcactcaggccagacatggtcctgatgtccgtggcaaccaagcaaatggttttgctagagctaactgtcccctgggaagatcGGATGGAGGCGCAAGAaaaggaagagagccaggtaTGCAGATTTGGTAGGTGAGTGTTGGAGGAATGGATGGAAAGCCCGCTGTGCGTCGGTTGGAGTGGGCTTTGCAAGCCAGTCGCTACACCAGGTTCTGGGACTCTtgggatttgtgggctgcaaagaagagcGATTAGGAACATGATGGAAGCCGCGGAAAAGGCTTCCTGTTGACTCTTGAGTGAAGAGGGGTGACACGTGGCATAAtgcgctacctggacacaagtcgaGGCTTGATCGACTCTGGCTGGGTCACTCgggcgagggtgtctgatgttaagacccgaaacacctgatgacccctgggttcattactgacgatgtgtccaggttgcaccacatcgTGTATCAAAGAATACGGTATATCAAAATAACATtccttttcaaataatactccctcaaatatttcagacctaatTTTGAGGGAAATTTTAGACAAGACTTTATTAGTTTTGAAGATTTTGtatttcccccctttctccccaattatacttgtccactcttccgagccttcccggtcactgctctaccccctctgccgatccggggaaggttgcagtctaccacatgccgccgccgatacatgtggagtcgcgacccgctccttttcacctgacagtaaggagtttcaccagggggacatagcgcgtgggaggatcacgctattccccccagttgcccctccccccgaacaggtgccccgaccgaccgaccagaggaggtgccagtgctgcaccaggacacatgcccacatccggcttcccacccgcagacacagccagttgtgtctgtagggacgctcgaccaagccggcggtaacacggggattcgaaccgccgatccgttgcctaccagcacggggatcggcggttcgaatccccgtgttggtaggcaacggaatagaccgctacgctacttggACGCCTCTGAAAATTTTGTATTGCCCTTCGCCATTGATGGCCGTTGTCGTGAAGTGTCGCAGTGCATTGTGGGATATTCATACCAGCGTTGTCTGCGTAACCCGAAAGGTCTCTAGGTGTAGTATGACAGTCGGGTATTTTTTGCGTACCATTTGCATACTATACTTTTGAACGTGCTGAAAACACTTGCATACTATTTTGATGTACTAAATAGTAAGCTGTTATACGATTTTGGACGCAGCCAGCGAGGAGTTATCCTCTATGTAGAGAGAGAATTATCGTTTTGCTAAAATAATAAGATATTCCCAGAGTTCCTCTAGCCAAGTGACTCGTGGAGACTTCcggtcctactgggagagggaaGACTGCTGTAGACTGGAGGCAAGATACGTAGCAGCCTGCCATGAGCTCCGCAGCTCTGTGAGCCCCGTCCCGCATAGCAAATAATATTTATTAGTAATTAATAATTCATTTGTTGTATGTTTTCATCTTATGTCACTCTTACCTACCTTCCATAGCCCCCGTTGTTCTCCATGCCCatttattattgtttattatgGAAGTGCAGTTTGTGTTAAAATGCTTTGGCAACGtattgtatgcagtcatgccaataaagcgacttcgagagagagagaggaaatttgacctaaaagaaaaaaataacgtAAAAGAGATCAGTATCACGTGATACTGATCTCCTTTTTCTGGTGTGGCAGCAGTACGCTGTCGTAGTTTCACGTTATAACGTGATAccgatctttcttttttttgatctGGTGTGGTAGCAATACGTTGCTGTAGCATACTGTGACTTTAACCTGGTGAAATATTGCTCTGAAGTCCCATGTAAGCAGATGACTCTTATAGACTCATGAAAGCCCGGAAAAGGAGGAAACTAAGTGACAAACAGTTTTGTCTTATCACATTTTGCACAATGTGAGTAAGCACGCTATTCTCTGTTCTTCGTTTGGAGTGCCTGAACGTaggttcaatttttttttcttcttcttatgaGACCATGTCCATGTTCCTCAATGCTTTAATTTGGGTTTTTATTTTATGTGACTGTATAAAAACCCAAACCAAAGGGCCTACATCATCAGGCTGAATTTATTCAACTGACAATGATACATCCAGCAACACCTCTTTGTGCGTTTCAGACAGAATATTTCTTAAGTTAGTGTTGAGTTATCCCAGTTTTGTAAAACAAAATAATCCATTCCTGTTGGAGAGATTGACAAGTTAAATTCTTCCTTTAAAGGGAGTTTTCTTACTTTCAAATTACTGATCAGTTAAATAATATGAAGACCTTAAAGGTTATTTTGGGTGAACAGTAATGATACGCTGTAGCTACTAATGACAAACCAGCCCAAGGGACCTACAGAACTCATCACCACATGTTCAACATTGTATTcatcctgccacacacacacggacgcatgcatgcatgcacacacaattaTTAACCCACAGaagagaaaacacaaaaaaatgttTAACATGTTACCAATTTTTACATCAAAATGGTATATTTATGGCCAATGGATGGGGACAGGTTTGTGTGTTTTAGTTCTGAGCTCTAAGTTTCTTAATGTTAACTTACATTTAATTCCATCACATTCCTCACAAACTGTTCTTTCTTGCATCAAACAGCAGGACAAGATAACCCAGAACCCTCCTCTCAAAAGACAGTAAACTTAAGAGATAGCTGTTCATCCTGTGGTCTTTGACACATTCAtccaaaatgaagaaaaaaagaaaaaaacccacacaaactGTGTAgagacatacacgcacacatacatacctcTGGATAAATATGTCCCCTTGTTGAACCTGTAACAATTCCCCTCCTAAAACATTAACAATGTTTTAGGGACAATGTGGCCAGTCTCTAAACTAGAGTGCACCTAATTCTGGTCTCACATGAGCCATTGGGCCTCAATAAATAGGCTATGAGTGACAGAGGGCGAGAAGAGAGAGCTACATAGGAAAGACAGCAGGGATAAAGCATGTAAGTGGAGTGAGAAATTTGTCTCTCCCTTTCAGGGGACCTGGGAGTGTCCTCGTGGTAGGCCTGCCAATCACAGGAGGATCAGGACTCGTTTACACCAATCGGATAAACTCAGTGAGAGGTCTCAGCCTATCGCGGTGGTTTAGTGACAGTACTGTCCAATCACAACAGCATGGTGACGGGTTTCTCGAGGAACTTGCGGAACTCTGCAAGCCACTGTGCACCGACTGCTCCATCCACCACCCGGTGGTCGCAACTCAGTGTCACCGACATAATGCTGGCTACATCAAACCTggaagaagaacaagaaaaaaaatctgatcaTACCAATCTATCAGAACCCTTTGCACCAACACGTTTGACCATCTGAGTTTGAAAATCTGCAGTATATTAGTAAAAGTGACGGCAATCACCCCTTTTCGTTATCAGCTGGCAGCAGCCGTTTCTCTGAGCCTCCTACGGCCAGGATGCAGGCCTGAGGAGGGTTGATGATCGCTGAGAAATTCTTGACACCAAACATCCCCAAATTAGAGATGGTGAATGTTCCACCCTGGATAAATAAAAATAGACGTCATAGGCCAAAGTTATTGTGATTTACTGACTGACAAACAACAATTTATAAAATATATTCTTCTCTTTCCAAGAAAACAGGCAGTAAAGTTGTAATGACTGTTCAGTAAAAGGAACTGCTTGTGATCTCTACAAATGTCTGTGGACActaataaaagtgtgtgtgtgagcacagaCACCTCCATACATACCTGGAACTCATGAGGCTGCAGTTTTCCCTCCCTTGCCTTGCCAGCAAGCATTGACACATCAGAGCAGATGGCAGCCAGTCCTTTGGTGTGAGCGTTGAAAACTATGGGTGTGATTAGACCATTTGCTGTGCTCACTGCAACACTCATATCCACCACATGGTTCCTACAAAATGTATGAGTTAGAAAAAATATGATGCATAAGCACATACAGGTCGATCATAATTATGTATGGTAATGCCTAAGATTTAGCCACTGCCACCGGCATATTTTCATAACCAATAATCCTCATTTACAGCTAATATTCCTTCATTCAGTTGGTAAGAGGTATTTTTCCCCCCTGAATTTTGTGAAACTTTTAAATGTCTTTTAAAACCTGGAAGAGATCAAATTCATTACCAGTATTTTACCAGTTTGTTTAAACTTAATTACAAAATTTGAAGCATTAAGTCCAAGTGTGTTTGTCTGGGTGTGTGAGTTTATGTATACACACTGGCGGATGACTGTGTCCATCCAGGAGGAGTTGGCTTCAGGGACCTTGAGGCAGGCTAAGGCGCTGGCTTTGATGATGAAGTCATTCACACTGAGCTTAATATTTTGGGCTTTCACCTCCTGAagagaggagaaaatgtgttggaGAGGCACATGAAAATAATCATAACAGCATATTGAAAAACAGCTCAGGGGATATTACGATCCTCTGCCCTGACtgacaaccccccacccccctaatTTGACTCACTTCATTGAGTTCCTTCCTGAGCTCCAGCACTTGGTCCATGTTGACATCTACAGACAGATAGTAGTGAGGGATGGTTTGTTTGGACTGCATCAACCTCTGTGCAATAACCTGGAGGGGAGAGATGAATTAAGACTTTCTACTTTGATCCATAATTCATTGCGGACAGCAATGAGATGCTTTAGTGAGGCCTTTTCTGGTAATCACAGTGTGCGCGTAACTAGAGGGAAAAATGTGAGGTATGGATGGGAAAGTGCAAAAAGAAAACCCAACAACATGCACATAGCATTCTATTCATCAACACTGAACCACGCACAATCAACACTCATGAATTTGGACTTAACTGCTCTATAtgttaagtgtgtgtgcatgtgtgagtgttttcTCACCCTGCGGATGTTGCTGATGGGGATGTCCGTGAAGGTGCCAGCTGGTCCGCTAAGTGTGGGGGCAGCAACAGCAGGAGTAGGTGCTGCAGTGGGAGCAGCAGCCACTGCCTGCCGATGGAAATCACATGGTTACATTAAAAACGGTCGTAGAAAACTCGCAGCATAAACACCCATCACAATGGTGCAAACACATTTTCTAAAATTTTACCAGCTATAAAAATCACTCCACTTTTAACATCTTATATCAACATCTTCATGATTTGCAAAAACAGCAGACATTCTAAAGAAAAAGATTTTTTTGTAATGCCTATATTCTAAGACTAATCGTTAACAATTCAAATTAAGACTTGAATTATGCATGTCTAACAGTGCTGCCTTATCTGAATATCACAGAAGACTGAAGTAGTTGGCTCACTTACAGGGGCAGCCTTTGGTGGCACAAAGCTCTCTATGTCTTTCCTGGTGACACGTCCATCGGGGCCCGAGCCTGAACATGGAAAAGAAACAAGCCATTCTATGTAGAAAACGGATCACAACTTACTCTCGTTTGCCACTGAAGTCAGTATCTCTTTTCCCAGAAAAGGAAAGCAATCACTAGTTAAGGTTATTTCAATTTTGTTGTGGGCTAACAAAGTTGAAGCTAAACTGAGTTTGCTAATGAGAGACCTCCTGGTGGGTATATGGTCTGGGTATACCAGGGTTTCCTATAGATTCAATTGTAGGAAGTGTTGTTAATTTGAGTTCAGAGACACAGGTTCACTCCTTGGTCCATCCTTGCTTCAGTTTGAGAACACATTTTACTTGTAAATAAATTCAGGGTATACTTTAGGGCTTTCAGATTGCATCTTAAGATTCGAATCCCctttgaagtaaaaaaaaaacaaacaaaaaaaacaacattaagtGCCTTGAATCCTAAATCATGCTTCGAGCAGTAAAATGTTCCACTGTTGATTAATTATTGTTAAATGAAATGATTCAAAATACAATGTAATTTCACGGTGTATGTGGTAACATACTTTTATTAAGATGTGATAGTCGATGAAATTATCTTCTTAGTGGTACGCCTCCAGCCTATTAGGTTCAACATGTTGGTATGCTGTAGCCAAGTGTGTTGGCGCTTAGTTTTGATGGAGCCATTTTCTCACCCTTTAGATGTACAGGATCAGATGGCCTCCACATCTTAAGTCCATTTAAATTCAATAAATATTTGAAGTTGGAAAATTATACAAgcttttgttttttctgtaaCTGGATCAACATGTGCATATTGTGCCACTCTGTGTCAAGGCCCCAAGTGTCAGAATGGGACAATTTGTGCAATGCTGCACCTGCTCTACAATGAATGTATTAATGACCAAAATAATGATTAACATTCAAATATATTTCAATTTTGATAGTTGTATTAGGTTTGGATTCAATTTGATTATTTTCATGAGATAACTGACAGCCCTTGTATACTTTATGCTACAATTGCTATTTATATGTAGAACAATGCCAGGTAATGATGGTTTATATTTCTCTTAGCTGTGAGGGAAAAATTCTAGTTATGTGGATGTCACCAGTGAATTTTATGTAAAGGAAACACAAGGGTATACTCACCGCTAACCTGTGCCAAGTCAATGCCTTTCTCAGCAGCAAGTTTCTTAGCAAGGGGGCTGGCAAACACACGACCTTTCCTCGGCACTGCTGCGGCAGGGGCAGCAGCCACCGGGACAGGGGAGGGCGCGGCCGGCGCCGCAGGAACTGCAGCCTGGAGGAGGAAATAAAGTGACTCTTGAATAACAGGTTTGTTCAGCAACTCCGGAAATTGACATCTGATGATCTCTAAGAGTAAAGTAAACGTATGCAAGGGGTAGTAAGTGTGTGATTATGCTGTGTTTGAGTGCACTTGTGTCTCACTGGTCCTGGGGCTGGAGGAGGTGTGGTGACCTCAGCCACTCCAGTCTCCACATAGTCTTTGAAGGCAGCGATGTCACTCTCTTTCTCGACAATAATGCAGAGCGGTGTCCCCAGAGGGACGTCCCGGGTGCCCTCAGGCACCATGATTTTGGCCAAATATCCCTCCTCCATCACCTCAAACCCTAGTTGCAAATACATGGAAAACACATTTTAATTAAAACACGCATCCTTTCAGGCAAGGGTGAAAGACAA from Lampris incognitus isolate fLamInc1 chromosome 8, fLamInc1.hap2, whole genome shotgun sequence encodes the following:
- the dlat gene encoding dihydrolipoyllysine-residue acetyltransferase component of pyruvate dehydrogenase complex, mitochondrial codes for the protein MLRLILRLRPTAGLPGSRALQGPALSSRCGHGVCPRRLHSRVASGAAYGGVDGVALTHRTSLLRCQIAGGCQTKRFYSLPPHQKVELPALSPTMQTGTIARWEKKEGEKISEGDLIAEVETDKATVGFEMLEECYLAKILVAEGTRDVTVGAVICITVDNPDLIPAFKDFTLDSLKTAGAAPTPAASTPPPPSPPSATTAAPGSSYPSHLKIQLPALSPTMTMGTVQRWEKKVGEKLSEGDLLAEIETDKATIGFEVMEEGYLAKIMVPEGTRDVPLGTPLCIIVEKESDIAAFKDYVETGVAEVTTPPPAPGPAAVPAAPAAPSPVPVAAAPAAAVPRKGRVFASPLAKKLAAEKGIDLAQVSGSGPDGRVTRKDIESFVPPKAAPAVAAAPTAAPTPAVAAPTLSGPAGTFTDIPISNIRRVIAQRLMQSKQTIPHYYLSVDVNMDQVLELRKELNEEVKAQNIKLSVNDFIIKASALACLKVPEANSSWMDTVIRQNHVVDMSVAVSTANGLITPIVFNAHTKGLAAICSDVSMLAGKAREGKLQPHEFQGGTFTISNLGMFGVKNFSAIINPPQACILAVGGSEKRLLPADNEKGFDVASIMSVTLSCDHRVVDGAVGAQWLAEFRKFLEKPVTMLL